A segment of the Crassostrea angulata isolate pt1a10 chromosome 10, ASM2561291v2, whole genome shotgun sequence genome:
ACCTCAGAGTAAGACTCATctctaataaataaaatattgaattccaGTAGCacaaaaatgattaatatgcatgtacatgcgGATGTACCTTGCATCCTTCATGGAGGTAACATCTGCCAGCTCCCACTCCTTCTCCTTTAGCTTTTTCTCCAGGTCCCTGTGACTGCTCTCCACCATATTATACTGCTCACTCTCCTTCGTTTGGCTGGTTCTCATTATTTCCAACTCTTTGGCTAAAAGCTTTGCCTGAAATGATCAATGTCAAGATCAAATCaagcaaggaaaaaaataatttttctttcttttgtttgaaGGGGAGGGGTGGGTGGGGTGTCATTGTTGTTTgactaaattttaaaagtttatgtaGCCATGATTTTATGGATGAAGTTTAATTGTTGAAATAAAGTCACAGTTCCTTTAAAGTCTAATCAATGTTGCAATTCTAGGGGACACTTGTTCATTGCTAAGGGGTACCTACAGAATTTGTGACTTCGAAGAAATCTGATGAttcaaaaaaatgatttatttaatattgatgTACAATCTACATGTGTTCATGGTTTAGTttatgaagtttttaaaaaaaatgtattaatctaCCTTTAACTCATATTCAAGGACTTTGGCACTCATTTCATCTTTCTGCAGTCTAAATTCATGCTCCCTTTTTTTCAGGGCATCTTCAAAATctggtaaaataaaaaagtagtaTCATGCTATCCAGAATGCAATACATCCAATTCCAATAATGCTAAATACCATTTGAATTCAtcataaaacaaattacatttgaagattttaaaatgatactgaaatattaaaccaaaatatgttttagtaTGCTTGGTATTCCCTTTCATTGATTCATAATATAACTCTGAATAACTCAGTCATTCTAACAGTTATTCTACACACTGTTTAACTCACTTATAGTCAGTTCTCTTTTTTGTGTATCCAGGTCATCCTCAACCTGCTTCAGCTGTCGCTGTAAGTTTCTCTTAAACATCTCAAATTCTTTCCTCTCTTGATTAATTTCTGAATCTTTTGAgctaaaacattaaatttaagataaaaaatccCGATTTGCTCtctttataattaataacaaattaactttcaaatgaatttgaatataaattattGGCTGCATTAATCATTACTGTTAAAATTACCATTTAAAGGAATCAATTTCTGCTTGTTTCTCTTTAATTCTATGTTGATAATGTTTTTGAAGATCTTCTTGGGCCAAAACTTCTCTCTTTGTTGAGGATTTAGCATCATCTAGCTGAATTTTCAATTCACTGATCTCGGCAGTTTTCACATTTAACTGTGCCTTCAGTTCTATGAAATAGAGTTCATTCAACTATCATTAGTAAATCATACAGTCTATAGGAAGGAAGACCATGATTGTCAATTTAAATACATGCACGGTTctgttaacaaagaaaaaaattatagtttCATTATTCCATACTGgcagtgaaaaaatattttgctttattttaaCTTTGCAGAGTCATTTTACCTTTAAATCTTCTCAGGCAATTCAAAAGATAATGAGAtttatcatttcaataaaaaagatgttattaaattttttttatcaatttaaaagaatAGGGAGTTGggcaaaaatatcatattaactAGCTAATGAtacttaaaatttatttaatcaattgAAAACATCATCATTACCTGAAAAAGTAACATCGTATCTCTCCAATTCTTGATCTCGCTCCTCCAAAACTTTAAGATTGTACTTAAAGTCTTCTTTCAGTTTAGAAAATTTAGCTTTCTCCTCTTgcaaatctttttcttttccaCTCAGTGCTGCTTCCAATGTTTGAATCCTTTagtgaattgaaaacgaaatgCCAACAAAAATGCCCACAGAattcaatataatatatgtGAATACAATATATTAAGAATATTTGCAAAATGACCACATTAATAATACCTTAATTCTGTTACTTCTTTCCATTCCCTTTCTTTCTGTGCTGCTAATTCTTTCCAGTTCCCTTGTGCATCCATAATGTATCTATTTTATCATGAGCACTGAAAGTCAAACACAAGACTCCCAATGATACATGTTGAGGCATGTCAAGTGCACAGTAAATGTGCTGTTATTGCTTCATGTAGGTAAATTTAGATGAAATTCCTATAGACATCATCTCAGATTTATTAGCTTACCATTCTAATCatcaaaattttgcaaaaattgtgTATGCATTCAGTTTTGAACATATCAAAGTTTCAAGCCACCTGTCAgactttaaaatttgttattgttgTCTTTTGGTTGTCGCAAAATATCCGGGTTTACTTTTTAATCACTTCAAACAGTGATCAATCatattttcatgtttataacatgttacaaaatattaattttaccgATATAAAACTAATGATAGTGAATATAattctttattatattatttttttccatatgtTTATATCGTAATCATAAACTTCCGGCCGTAAACTGACCACGGAGCACATTGTGCAGACTGACTCAGTGAGTAAACGTGTGGAAATTGTTGCACTCTGCTATATTGCTTAtttgaatgtatattttatcttgaatcaGGTAGGTACAAATTTTAACAACTCTtcaatcttattttatttttaaatgctaaGGACAGTGCAGAACTATAGAAATTGTTTAGCTTAATATGGTACGttcacaggcacttgtttctgagaaatatttttaccctatagtataataataacacaagGTATCTAACTCCGAATGAGGTAAACCACCCCCTCCCGTGTGTTGCAGTCGTTTTCGCTTTTATACGAAATGCAATGCAAAAGTGTTTAGTACCATTTTCTTCTACAATAAATTATCTAAACAACCATATATAGCATGCTTACTTTTGTTGTATTCTAATGTGCATAATCTGCGTCAAAACATGACAGACTTCAATTGAACCGTAGGCACTGACATGATGGTATCgcagagaataaaaaaaataaaataacgtgatttaaaaaacattttcagcgtctaaaatttgcaaaaaactaatgatgtttaaaacaaataaaatattgcaaaataaacGTTTCGTTAATTAAATATGAATTGATGATCAGCTACTGCTAGCTGCTATTTTTAGCTACTGGTGAATTCCAAGGTTTTCGGAATACCTCGGGAATTTTCATTGCgttgaaagaaaaaagaagataatCACCGGATAGTggattttgaaaacatttcaggCGGTAGAATTTGAAAACACAGTGAATTTTGCAATGGAGCGTAAAGAAGGATTTTGTTCATGGTATGAATTAAATACAACAATTAACtatgaattaaatgaataaCTATATAATAGACAGCTTacacatataaagaaaaatacaaaaacattttttttttcaatatatagttAACGTTACATAGTTTACAATGGGCTGTGtgtattttgcaatttaaaaaatcagtcaCTTGGTTCTGATtttactacaaaaaaaaaacctttagcATACAATGCTTATATTTCTGTATAATACCAAAgaggtttttttaaatctgagTGCATGTTTGGCACCCATGTTTTTCCTTCGAGGTTATAAATAACTCGTTCAGTTTTCCTGTGTTATTTTAGAAACAGACTCCTAGCCAATCAGAATCCGAATCACTATTCTCTGCAATACTATCATGTCAGTGCCTACGGTTCAATTGAAGTCTATCGTGTTTTGACGCAGATTATGCACATTAGAATACAACAAAAGTAAGCATGCTATGTATGGTTGTTTAGATAATTTATTGTAGAAGAAAATGGTACTAAACACTTTTGCATTGCATTTCGTATAAAAGCGAAAACGACTGCAACACACGTGAGGGGGTGGTTTACCTCATTCGGAGTTAGATACcttgtgttattattatactatagggtaaaaatatttctcagaaacaagtgcctgtgggTACGTTGGAAAagtgctaaaaaaaaaacatcattttttatgtAGTAGGAAAAACAATTTGATGAAAGACTGAAACAAGTTAAGTGCTGGAGCTTTCAAATGTTAAACTAAGatctacaatttttaaattcaaaatgattGTTTATCCTATACATTGATTGCAGTCGATGTCATTGTAATTGTAATATGCAATGGGGAAAATAATGACAGGCCAGACTGGGATTTAAATCCAGGCGTCCGAAATATCTAGTCAGGGTTTCTAACTAGTTAGATATCTGGCACCAGTGATCAAACTGGTCTGACCGCCAGCCCTTAACATTGGCGTAGCTATTATGAATGCTTATATTCCTGAGCATGCACATCATTCGGGGAAAAAAGGAAGAAActcagtgaaaaaaataaagagagaaaaaaaaaagaattcaaatacTAAGGTCCATACTTGGTTATTCCATCAACCCGTTTCCGTCACCCGGTCCTACTTTATCTGGAATCAATGCTAAACAAAGATGTCTTAAGTACCAAATATCGACACATAATGTGGTCTTACAGTACCATATTAAAGAAACAGTACACAATGCATGTACCAAATAAAGCaaagattttattttgcatttgaacTTACTTTTACACATCTTTTTAAATTTCCCCCATAGAAAATCACAGCTTTATTGAGATATTCATTACCATAAACTAGGTGAAAATGAACTTAAAGCTTTGAGTGGGTCAAAAACAATCATCAtaagttttttcttcttttagcttttgataagttttgtgattttattttatgcctaaactataaccaaaacaattttaactgccTAAAAATATGCTTAAATAGTGAgcattcatttcaatttctgcgATGATttttagtgttaaaaatcgtcagAATCCATGAGCTTCTGGGGGCTTTGCCCCCCGGACCCCCACTAGGCTTCACCCTGAACCCACTGGGGGCCTCATGGCGGCCCCCATACCCCCTGCCATTTTAAGCATGCACTTCGTTTCTGGTCTAGCTACGCCACTGCTTAAATGATCCTAAGCCCTTAAAGATCAACATCCCACTGCAGGGTCTTTTACCTGGCAGGTGTTATTGTCAAAGGCCCTAAATTTGTTACAATCCTAgagattatgaaaaaaaaataatgaatataatgtAAAGTTATATGAAGATATAGAGGTGCTTTCTATTATGTTATTATTAAGTGTTATAAAGTTAACCAAGCACCTAATTTGGCATAAATTCTTAAGGTAACAACTCTGGGCCTCTGAGGATAATACCCAGTATTGGTTAGGGTTGGTCTTGGCCCCAGATTTAAAGAGATAGGAGAAATAATAATGGACCAGATAGGGATTCAAACTCAGACTGTCTGAATTtttagtcaggtgctctactaACTTAGCTATCTGTGGGCAATCTTTCGTAACTTATTCAATTTTCTGTAGACATGGCAGATGCATCAGACAATGAGGATTACAGAGAGAAAGTTGATGGAGGAGTGCTTGATTTATCGTCCAAAGATCTTTATAGAGTGCCCCCTCAGATAGTGAATGGGATTGGTCCAGATATCACCAAATTAGTGTTGGATTTCAATGATATCAAAGAGCTCCCAGCCTCTTTTGGAGAAGTTTGCATAAATCTACAAGTTCTTTCCTTGGTGGGGAATCTCCTGACAGAATTGCCGCCAAGCATAGGAAACTTGTCTCAGTTGAAGGATTTACATATGAATGAGAATAACCTTAAGATTCTGCCAGACTCCTTATGTCGTCTGTGTGACTTGGAAGTTTTGAAATTAACAGGTAACCAACTTCAAGTGCTTCCAgataattttggtgaaattcGGAGTTTAAAGATATTCTATTGTGATGAGAATAGGTTGGTAAAACTTCCGCTTACTCTTGGGTTGTTATCAAAACTTCAGGTTATGGAATTGGAGGATAATTCCCTTGTCGTCATTCAAGAGGGCATAGGTCAATTAAGGTCATTAAAGATATTTAATGTGTCAAACAACAAACTGGAGAAGATTCATGATAGTTTTGGTGATCTCGAAAATCTTGAGGTTGTGGATCTCTCAGGAAATCATATGGAGAATTTACCGCATCATTTTAATTCTGCCCACTGTGTTCTGAAATTTTATGCTGATCGGAATAAACTGACCGATGTCCCTCTCTGGTTAGCAGACATGAGGGAGGCTTTGGAAATTTCCATGAGTGATAATCAATTTTCTAAGTGTGCCTTGAGTGAAAAAATGGGCTCAACTTGTTCCAAGCTCACCCTCCTAGACATGGGAGGGAATTTTATGGATAGGTTACCAGATTCCTTTGGAAGCATGAACAATATAAGGACCCTCAAACTGGGAAGCTGTATAGGTGAATTGGAGAGAAGAGCCTTCCAAAATGGCAACTGGTTAACCTACCTTCCTGAAAGTTTCTGTGATTTGACAAAATTGAGTGCTTTATATCTTGATGAAAACTTGCTTCAGGAACTACCAGAGAATTTTGGAAATCTTGTAAACTTGGAATTCCTTGACTTGGGTAAGGAAGGTTAATCTTTAACAAACTCTCCAATATGTTTTTGTAAACTGAagaataaatttttgtttttcatttgattttcagCATGTCAGGATAATAATATGTCCAAGTGTTTGGCTGGGgtattcaaaatacatgtatgtttaactGACATGTGCCAGTACACATAATTAAAagcacatttttgaaaaattatttacaggTCAGAATGCGCTGCATGAGCTACCAGACTCTTTCTGTAAGCTGAAGTCTTTGAAAGTCTGccaaatgtcaaaaaacaagATTCAGATTCTTCCTTCAGAGTTTGGTGACCTTTCTGCACTAGAGGATCTACGTCT
Coding sequences within it:
- the LOC128167773 gene encoding leucine-rich repeat and IQ domain-containing protein 4-like, yielding MADASDNEDYREKVDGGVLDLSSKDLYRVPPQIVNGIGPDITKLVLDFNDIKELPASFGEVCINLQVLSLVGNLLTELPPSIGNLSQLKDLHMNENNLKILPDSLCRLCDLEVLKLTGNQLQVLPDNFGEIRSLKIFYCDENRLVKLPLTLGLLSKLQVMELEDNSLVVIQEGIGQLRSLKIFNVSNNKLEKIHDSFGDLENLEVVDLSGNHMENLPHHFNSAHCVLKFYADRNKLTDVPLWLADMREALEISMSDNQFSKCALSEKMGSTCSKLTLLDMGGNFMDRLPDSFGSMNNIRTLKLGSCIGELERRAFQNGNWLTYLPESFCDLTKLSALYLDENLLQELPENFGNLVNLEFLDLGQNALHELPDSFCKLKSLKVCQMSKNKIQILPSEFGDLSALEDLRLDNNLLEELPQSFNKLTGLKSLDLFNNKLTEIPDALNNFKQLVRLDLSENRFNIPWYDVPQIVTQSKYPQRDPELKDNWRGRARQDLSMLGDKVIKVDVSEEGVDFEAPAKDLGFSENLLRDAVDHGMSFWRSHEGKGRRQKFVRKDDFKFLEVRNRKYYRGDEKEEEESESEKEEEENEEDDYEPPIFQPRNVTEPVSNTMDDGYKAIAGAMEGENWDDELEEVVDPFNIQYDDNYFNNIYQHPRPKTLAEAGYVVDDYLCLPYDIHVQPVSKYRAEQQIEDGQFDDDSEEDGT